Genomic window (Danio rerio strain Tuebingen ecotype United States chromosome 24, GRCz12tu, whole genome shotgun sequence):
AAGGTCTGAGTGAAGTTCTCCGATGTCCAGTCCTaatgtgcttttgtttttatacacTTTACCCCATTCTGTTGAATGAAAACAGAAGACAAACTGTGGCTTTGCGCTTGATATGCcaatatacagtgcttagcatatatgagtacaccccacacaaatctatcttttaaatgaatattttttaacttgacgctttacaatatatatttgtgcatatacaagagtttggtcagtactgaagccaaatctggagctagtccaacaaaataacttacaataactgtccaaaactagtacacccacatTTATATGTTTTGGAAAATTATTAGatcaaataaaaacagcaaaaatcgagaaaaaaacaaacaatttatgaaattaaaatgttgtagtctgtattttttatttatttaaatgtattatctttctattcttACAGAtgtttggtgaaaaaaataaaaaataaaaaaataaataaataataataaattatatatatatatatatatatatatatatatatatatatatatatatatatatatatatataaatatatatatatatataaatatatatatatatatatatatatatatatatatatatatatatatatatatatatatatacagttgaagtcagaattattagcccccctgaattattagagtttatttattccccaatttctgtttaatgaagagaagatttttttcaacacatttctgaacaaaatagttttaatagctcatttctaataacttattttatctttgccatattgacagtaaataatatctgactagatatttttcgagactgcttaaagcaacatttaaaggcttaactaggttaattaggttaactatgcaggttagggtaattaggcaaattattgtataacaatggtttgttctgtagaccatctgAAAAATAATTAGCCTAAAGGGGCAAATAacttgtccttaaaatggtgtttaaaaaattaataactgcttttattctagccaaaataaaacaaataagactttctccagagaaaaatgatcagagatactgtgaaaatttccttgctctgttaaacataatttgggaaatattaaaaaaattaaaacaaattcaaaggcaggctaataattctgacttcaactgtatataacctATTTTGTTCAAAAGCACCATAATATGTTACCTGTATTTAtcgagaaatagataaaaatattaattttcaaattggggtgtactcatttatgcttgCATAAAccataaatacatttttctatTCTATCAAATTATAATGGTTCCATATCACTTATTTTATCcacagtttaaaaaaattgtaatctgTTTATTCTCACCTCTTCTAGACGCTTTATTCTTGCCTCAAGCCATGGAGCTGTCGGATCTATGCAGTGCATCTTGTTCTTTACATCAATGAACCTGTAaagatgaaataaaaatacatttacaaatacatcAACAACTCTTTGACCAGGAGTTATTAAGCAAGTGACTTTTTAAAGTATTTAGACTGACTTACAGCACAGACTTAAGACACTTGCTTATTTCTTGAAGGAAGTAACAGCTATTTATTTTGATCTGTGGTTCATTTGTCGTAGATGTCTTGCAGCAAACTGTATCTTTGCGGTCGAAACGAGAAGCTGCAAATCAGACAGAAAAGAAACCTCCAGAAATAAAAGACTTTGCCATGATTTCAGGACTTCTGCTGTATAAACACTAAAGGCCCATTCACATCAAGGCAGATCAGGATGAAGatacagttaaaaaaatattttaaataatgagctCACATCAAAACTCTTACAATAGCAGCACAGAGAAACTACAGTAGTCTACATTTAAAGATTCAAATATGTTTTAGGAAAACTTTTATGAAAggttttttgatccacttcaaatgttgactattgtaTAGCAATTGAATGCCTGTCAGAACAGTTACATTCTAATGAATAACAAAAACAttgatagtttaaagttttaaagggataaaaaaaactgcatcacAAGTAATTAATAAACAGAACAATATGTAATTTACTGATTTAAACAtcaatatattcatatattatacTTACAATCCCTGGTGGGAACAGGGTACGCAACCTGCAAAAGATgatctataaaaataataaaatgtgaaaaacctAAAAGTGAGATCAATTtgcttaaatattaaaatgacattaaatcaTTAGGTCAAtaaaacatagattttttttttaaaaggataaaaaataaacatttgtttttgcatGCAGTAAAGTATACTCACCTCCTGATGTAAAAGCACA
Coding sequences:
- the ccl34b.8 gene encoding C-C motif chemokine 34b.8 isoform X1 encodes the protein MRLSSAFHQMIILSALLFLLCAFTSGDHLLQVAYPVPTRDSSRFDRKDTVCCKTSTTNEPQIKINSCYFLQEISKCLKSVLFIDVKNKMHCIDPTAPWLEARIKRLEENGVKCIKTKAH
- the ccl34b.8 gene encoding C-C motif chemokine 34b.8 precursor (The RefSeq protein has 2 substitutions compared to this genomic sequence), encoding MRLSSAFHQMIILSALLFLLCAFTSGDHLLQVAYPVPTRDSRFDRKDTVCCRTLTTNEPQIKINSCYFLQEISKCLKSVLFIDVKNKMHCIDPTAPWLEARIKRLEENGVKCIKTKAH